The following proteins come from a genomic window of Eleginops maclovinus isolate JMC-PN-2008 ecotype Puerto Natales chromosome 8, JC_Emac_rtc_rv5, whole genome shotgun sequence:
- the scarb2c gene encoding lysosome membrane protein 2c, translating to MKGKSCCIYTTGVLSILILILGISLELSKVFPHIIQSVVKQEVVLKNGTDAFEAWEDPPAPIYMQFYFFNLTNPLEVMDGERPAVVEIGPYTYREYRPMEEVDFQDNGTKVAAVNTKTYIFQRDMSRGPESDLIRTVNIPAITVMEQFKDNFIMANLISSYMKSEKEGLFTTRTVGELLWGYEDPLLKALKLLKPDLDDVFGLFYKTNASNDGEYVFFTGQQDYKDFARVDTWKGESTLNWWTSDECNMINGTNGGSFHPVITKNESLYMFSSDLCRSLYALYEEDVIVKGIPGYRFSPPSEVFANHTVNPANAGFCVPAGNCLGSGVLNVSPCKQGAPIVMSTPHFYQADEKYVQDVFGMKPQKEQHQTAIDINPLTGVIIQAAKRLQVNVYVEEISSFSQTGNVRTVILPVVYLNESVVIDDASAAKLRKIIVTQNVVVNIPFMLLGIAIIMGGIFMFLMCRQNVPESTTAERQPLLSS from the exons ATGAAAGGGAAATCATGTTGTATTTACACCACCGGAGTTCTTTCTATTCTAATTTTGATCTTGGGCATTTCTTTGGAGTTGTCTAAAGTGTTTCCACATATCATACAGTCGGTGGTTAAACAG GAAGTCGTTTTGAAGAATGGCACAGATGCGTTTGAGGCCTGGGAGGATCCACCAGCCCCTATTTACATGCAGTTTTACTTCTTCAATCTGACAAACCCCCTGGAGGTGATGGATGGAGAGCGGCCTGCTGTGGTGGAGATCGGACCATATACATACAG AGAGTACCGGCCTATGGAGGAAGTGGACTTCCAGGATAATGGCACTAAAGTAGCAGCTGTCAACACAAAGACCTACATATTTCAGCGGGACATGTCCCGGGGTCCAGAGAGTGACCTCATCAGGACGGTCAACATCCCTGCAATA ACGGTGATGGAGCAATTCAAAGATAACTTTATCATGGCAAATTTGATCTCCTCCTACATGAAGTCTGAAAAAGAAGGCCTGTTCACCACGCGCACAGTGGGGGAGCTGCTGTGGGGATACGAAGACCCCCTGCTCAAAGCCCTCAAACTTCTCAAACCCGACTTGGACGACGTTTTTGGACTCTTCTATAAG ACCAATGCTTCCAACGATGGGGAGTATGTCTTCTTCACTGGCCAGCAGGACTACAAGGACTTTGCCAGAGTTGATACGTGGAAAGGTGAAAG caCACTGAATTGGTGGACATCCGATGAGTGCAATATGATCAATGGAACCAATGGAGGATCTTTCCATCCAGTCATCACCAAGAACGAATCGCTTTACATGTTCTCCTCTGACCTGTGCAG GTCTCTGTACGCTCTGTATGAGGAGGATGTGATAGTGAAGGGCATCCCTGGGTATCGCTTCAGTCCCCCTAGCGAGGTTTTTGCCAATCACACAGTGAACCCTGCCAATGCGGGCTTCTGTGTCCCTGCTGGAAACTGCCTTGGCTCTGGTGTTCTGAATGTCAGCCCATGCAAACAAG GAGCTCCCATCGTAATGTCGACACCACACTTCTACCAGGCAGATGAGAAATATGTTCAGGATGTGTTCGGCATGAAGCCTCAGAAGGAGCAGCACCAGACTGCCATTGATATCAATCCG CTAACCGGAGTCATTATTCAAGCAGCCAAACGGCTCCAGGTCAACGTGTATGTTGAAGAAATATCCAGCTTCAG tcaaACAGGAAACGTGAGGACCGTGATCCTTCCTGTGGTTTATCTCAATgag AGCGTTGTCATTGACGACGCGTCGGCCGCGAAGCTGAGGAAGATAATCGTCACGCAGAACGTGGTGGTGAACATCCCCTTCATGCTGTTGGGCATCGCCATCATTATGGGAGGGATCTTCATGTTCCTGATGTGTCGGCAGAACGTCCCCGAG AGCACCACAGCTGAACGGCAGCCCCTGCTCTCGTCATAG
- the LOC134868324 gene encoding liver-expressed antimicrobial peptide 2-like isoform X1, producing MRTLQERIVVLSVFLTLICTIQVDSLPVPTAWNGLIQRTKRSLLWRWNSMKPVGASCRDHLECGTNYCRYGKTSLKFNT from the exons ATGAGGACTCTTCAAGAAAGGATCGTTGTTCTCTCAGtgtttctgactctgatctGTACAATCCAG GTGGATTCACTGCCTGTACCTACAGCCTGGAATGGTTTGATACAGCGGACCAAGCGGTCTCTCCTGTGGCGCTGGAACAGCATGAAGCCTGTGGGAGCCAGCTGCAGGGACCACTTAGAGTGTGGCACAAACTACTGCAGGTATGGCAAAACCTCTCTGAAATTTAACACTTAA
- the LOC134868324 gene encoding liver-expressed antimicrobial peptide 2-like isoform X2 — protein sequence MRTLQERIVVLSVFLTLICTIQVDSLPVPTAWNGLIQRTKRSLLWRWNSMKPVGASCRDHLECGTNYCRRNICSF from the exons ATGAGGACTCTTCAAGAAAGGATCGTTGTTCTCTCAGtgtttctgactctgatctGTACAATCCAG GTGGATTCACTGCCTGTACCTACAGCCTGGAATGGTTTGATACAGCGGACCAAGCGGTCTCTCCTGTGGCGCTGGAACAGCATGAAGCCTGTGGGAGCCAGCTGCAGGGACCACTTAGAGTGTGGCACAAACTACTGCAG GAGAAATATATGTTCCTTCTGA